In Hyphomicrobiales bacterium, the sequence GGGACCGCCTATGCGCTCGGACGCTGGACCTCGGGCGGGTATTGGGGCGGCAACGTCAACTGGAACAACAACAACATCAATATCGACCGCAATCGCGTGACGCATTGGGAGCACAACCCCCAGCACCGGCACGGCGTGCAGTATCGCAACGATGCCGTCAGGCAGAAATTCTCCAACGAGGGCATTCGCGCCGGCAGCGAGGGCAGGATGGACTTCCGCGGGCGCAGCGGCGATCAGGTCCTGCGGCCTGAAGGTGGCCGCGACGGGCCGGGGGCAGGCGCCGCCGCCCGACCGGATCAGAGACCCGGAGACCGCCCTGGAGCGGGAGATCGTCCTGGAGCCGGCGCCGGGCGCGACCGTCCAGGCGGCGACCGGCCCGCAGCGGGAAACCGGCCCGATCGGCCGGGCGCGGACCGGGCTGGCGCCGGTGGAGGGCGTCAGGGCGCCGACCGGGCCCGGGGCTCGGCACCTCCTCGTGCTTCAGCCCAGCCGAAGCGCCCGCCGTCGGGTGCAAACCGTCCGGGGCCGCCACGCGACAACGCTTTCGGCAACATCCAGCCGGGCCGAGCCGCCAATCTTCAATCACAGCGAGGGCATGCCAGTATGAACCGCATGCCTGCGGGCGGCGGACAAGCGATGCATGCCGGAGGCGGAGCCCGCATGGGTGGCGGTGGCGGGCGTGCCGGCGCGGGTGGCGGTGGACGCGGAGGCGGCGGGGGGCGTCGCTCCGACATCCAGCTCAAGAATCATATCGAGTTGCTCGGCGTCATGGAAAACGGGCTCGGCTTCTACCGCTTCGAATATAACGGCGCTCCAACCGCCTATGTCGGGGTGATCGCGCAGGAAGTGCAGGGCGTCGCGCCGGGGGCGGTGCATCGCGGCACGGACGGCTATCTGCGGGTCGACTACCGACAGATCGGCGTGCCCTTCCAGACCTTCGACCAATGGCGAGCCTCGGGCGCGCGGATCCCCGCCGGAAAGCTCTGAAACGACGCGTCGTCTGGCTGGAGGCTGTTATGAGCTATGGAGGACTCAGTTCCATGATCCCGACATGGCCAGCGGTGCATCTGCTCCTTCGCCTGATTTGCGGTATCGCCGCAGGCATCGGTGCCGTTTCGACGGCGGCCCGCGCCCAGGAGATTTTCCAGTCTCCGGAGCAGGCCGCGGCGGCACTGGTCACCGCTCTGCGCGAGGAGCAGTCCACACGGCTCTATTCGATCTTCGGCATGGCGGGGCGGGATATCCTCTCCTCGGGAGACGAGCTTCGCGACGCGGATAATCGCAAGCGCTTCATCGCGGCGTACGACGCCAGGCATTCGATCGTCGAAACCGGCCGAACCGCGACGCTGCTGCTGGGGGAGGATGCCTTCCCGTTCCCCATCCCCATCGTCCATTCGCGCGGCGGCTGGAAGTTCATGGTCGAGGCCGGGCGCCGGGAGCTCCTCGCCCGGCGGATCGGCCGGAACGAACTCGACGCCATCCAGACCAGCCTCGCGATCCTCGACGCGCAATTCGAATACGCAGCGAAAGGCCATGACGGCCGGAGCCCCGGCCTCTACGCGCAGAGGATCGTCAGCCAGCCGGACAAGCATGACGGACTCTATTGGCCGACGACCCCCGGCGAGCCGCCGAGCCCGCTTGGAGAATTCGCCGCCCGGGCCACGAGCGAAGGCTATGTGGCAAGCCAGACGCGGCAACCTTACCACGGCTACTACTTCAAGATTCTCAGGAAGCAGGGGCCGGCGGCGGCCGGCGGGGCGTTGGACTACGTCGCCGGCGGCAACATGATCGGCGGCTTCGGCGTCCTCGCCTATCCTGCAACCTATGCCCGCTCGGGGATCACGAGCTTCCTCGTCAACCATGCCGGCACCGTCTACCAGAAGGATATGGGCCCCAATACGCGCGCCATCGCTTCGCGCATGAACAGCTTCAATCCCGATCGCGGTTGGGAGAAGGTTGGGACGAACAGGTCTCCCTAGGCGGTGCTCCGCCCGGCCTTGCAGTTAACCGCCATCGTGCGCCTTCCCTCATCGATTCTACAGGAGTAGTTCTATGGATTCGGGCGTTTTCGTGGCTATCAGGTTATTGCCGAGGCACAAAAAGGAAGTCGAGGAGCTGGCATTGGCAAGCGAGGATTTTCGGGGACTTTGCCGGGATCTGGCTGATGCTGAGAATTTCCTTGTTCGTTTGGAGAAAACTAACAGTAATGAGTCGGATGGGCGCCGGGCTGAGTACCGAAATCTTGTAAGCGAACTGGAAGCTGAGCTTTGTCGCGCCGTCCAAGAAAGACAATACTTGAAAAACTATCCAAGGTAGTTTCTGCCAAAAAGAAAGCAGGATATTCCCATGTCTAAGACAGGTTTTGCAGTCGCTATCATATTAGCTCTGGGCGGAGCGGGATGTGCTCCGGTCATTACGAGTCAAGCAGTCATTGTGGCCGGTGTCGGACCCGTTGAAGTCGAGCAAATCAATGTCGATATCGTCGCGATTGTGCCAGAATATCGTCTCATCACTGTACGCCAAGGACGCTTCGTCTGGGATGTTATGGTACCACCGGCTTTCGGTGACTTGAAGAATATTAGTGCAGGCGACAGGGTTCGAATCAGCCGGGTCGAGGGCGTGGCCTTTGGTGCGAGGCGTGCGAAGAAAGGTGCGCGGCCTCAAATCGTGTATACAGAAGCGACTAGCAGCTCTTCCTTCCAGAATTTGCCGGACAAGTTTGTCACTCGCACCTTGACTGTGACAGCGCGATTTCAAGGATTTGATCCGTCCACCGGGATCGTTAGCTATGTGGGGCCGGCGGGGCCCAACAGCCTGAGGGTGGCCGATCCAGTTGTCAGAGAGGGCCTGTCCCATATTCGCCGTGGCGAC encodes:
- a CDS encoding conserved hypothetical protein (Evidence 4 : Unknown function but conserved in other organisms), which codes for MDSGVFVAIRLLPRHKKEVEELALASEDFRGLCRDLADAENFLVRLEKTNSNESDGRRAEYRNLVSELEAELCRAVQERQYLKNYPR
- a CDS encoding hypothetical protein (Evidence 5 : Unknown function) is translated as MSFLDGATKLSFQFAYKISVLSPAPIRLITVSFLQTNKEILSISQIPAKSPKILACQCQLLDFLFVPRQ
- a CDS encoding conserved exported hypothetical protein (Evidence 4 : Unknown function but conserved in other organisms) is translated as MSKTGFAVAIILALGGAGCAPVITSQAVIVAGVGPVEVEQINVDIVAIVPEYRLITVRQGRFVWDVMVPPAFGDLKNISAGDRVRISRVEGVAFGARRAKKGARPQIVYTEATSSSSFQNLPDKFVTRTLTVTARFQGFDPSTGIVSYVGPAGPNSLRVADPVVREGLSHIRRGDMIDLTLGEAVYIEKL
- a CDS encoding conserved exported hypothetical protein (Evidence 4 : Unknown function but conserved in other organisms), with the translated sequence MHLRTMLASVLVSGIASQALAQATPPASAPPATQATQAPEVLSSAQLDALVAPIALYPDTLLSQVLMASTYPLEVVQADRWVAANKKLKGDQLQAAVDKQPWDASVKSLVATPSVLEMMSKNLDWTQKLGDAVLAQQPDIMDGIQRMRTRAYDAKKLSSSSQQKVTVQPASASSKQTIVIEPTSPDTVYVPYYDPAVVYGPWPEPAYPPYYFPAPGYIATGVLATGLAFGTAYALGRWTSGGYWGGNVNWNNNNINIDRNRVTHWEHNPQHRHGVQYRNDAVRQKFSNEGIRAGSEGRMDFRGRSGDQVLRPEGGRDGPGAGAAARPDQRPGDRPGAGDRPGAGAGRDRPGGDRPAAGNRPDRPGADRAGAGGGRQGADRARGSAPPRASAQPKRPPSGANRPGPPRDNAFGNIQPGRAANLQSQRGHASMNRMPAGGGQAMHAGGGARMGGGGGRAGAGGGGRGGGGGRRSDIQLKNHIELLGVMENGLGFYRFEYNGAPTAYVGVIAQEVQGVAPGAVHRGTDGYLRVDYRQIGVPFQTFDQWRASGARIPAGKL
- a CDS encoding conserved hypothetical protein (Evidence 4 : Unknown function but conserved in other organisms); translated protein: MIPTWPAVHLLLRLICGIAAGIGAVSTAARAQEIFQSPEQAAAALVTALREEQSTRLYSIFGMAGRDILSSGDELRDADNRKRFIAAYDARHSIVETGRTATLLLGEDAFPFPIPIVHSRGGWKFMVEAGRRELLARRIGRNELDAIQTSLAILDAQFEYAAKGHDGRSPGLYAQRIVSQPDKHDGLYWPTTPGEPPSPLGEFAARATSEGYVASQTRQPYHGYYFKILRKQGPAAAGGALDYVAGGNMIGGFGVLAYPATYARSGITSFLVNHAGTVYQKDMGPNTRAIASRMNSFNPDRGWEKVGTNRSP